One region of Rhodocaloribacter litoris genomic DNA includes:
- a CDS encoding ATP-binding protein, translated as MVDPSEAAPAWEIFLGRLARIAARACRCPVSVVTLVDASGRHQLAACAGVEPGPEGFPMTFAGQVLAGGQLLARQMDGDVSLSLAGQPEATPVRFAAGLPIRDRHDRPVGTLCLFDTRPRTLSGEERFSLHDLAHLLAERLEERQGLLKAEAETAVLRAFYEDVLNELPVEVEVFDPAGRYVWANRAVAPEERLARMIGKTPLEYGRAFGLDDALYRQRHEWIMQVVETGEMGSVDETVLMPDGTVRHMLHVATPVRDAQGHVHAVIGYRIDQSEARRYQQELIAAKEQAEALSRLKSALLANMNHEVRTPLTSIIGFADILQQRTSGENREFAELIRKNGRRLMDTLNAVLDMAQLESGTMKLRPSFFELNAFLLEVAAGYRQDVERQGLWFRLELPDIPVHLFQDYMALQRALSHLLANAAKFTSQGGVTLRSRAETGHVCIEIEDTGIGMQPAFLEQVFEAFRQESDGIGRHFDGMGLGLTITRSLLALMGGTIAVESEKGTGSCFRIHLPYQMPGQWVQLDRLEVVSAPHGDGAVPVRERLHEDQAGR; from the coding sequence ATGGTGGATCCGTCGGAGGCTGCGCCTGCCTGGGAGATTTTTCTGGGACGCCTGGCCCGCATCGCGGCCCGTGCCTGCCGGTGTCCCGTGTCCGTGGTCACGCTGGTGGATGCGTCGGGGCGTCATCAGCTGGCGGCCTGCGCGGGTGTCGAGCCCGGACCGGAGGGCTTCCCGATGACGTTTGCCGGGCAGGTGCTGGCCGGGGGGCAGCTGCTTGCCCGTCAGATGGACGGGGACGTTTCCCTGTCGCTGGCGGGGCAGCCGGAAGCAACCCCGGTACGCTTTGCGGCCGGCCTGCCCATTCGGGATCGCCATGACCGGCCGGTCGGCACGCTCTGTCTTTTCGACACCCGGCCGCGTACCCTGAGCGGAGAGGAGCGTTTCAGCCTGCACGACCTGGCCCATCTGCTGGCCGAACGCCTGGAAGAGCGGCAGGGCCTGTTGAAGGCGGAGGCGGAAACGGCGGTGCTCCGGGCTTTCTATGAGGACGTGCTCAACGAACTCCCCGTCGAGGTGGAGGTGTTCGATCCGGCCGGGCGCTACGTGTGGGCCAACCGGGCCGTCGCGCCGGAGGAGCGGCTCGCCCGCATGATCGGCAAGACGCCGCTCGAATACGGCCGGGCCTTCGGGCTCGACGATGCCCTCTACCGCCAGCGCCACGAGTGGATCATGCAGGTGGTGGAGACGGGCGAGATGGGGTCCGTGGATGAGACGGTGCTCATGCCCGACGGGACGGTGCGGCACATGCTGCACGTGGCCACCCCGGTGCGGGATGCGCAGGGCCATGTGCACGCCGTCATCGGCTACCGCATCGACCAGTCCGAGGCGAGGCGATACCAGCAAGAGTTGATCGCGGCCAAAGAGCAGGCCGAAGCCCTCAGCCGGCTCAAGTCGGCCCTCCTGGCGAACATGAACCACGAGGTACGCACGCCGCTGACGTCGATCATCGGCTTCGCCGACATTCTGCAGCAGCGCACCAGCGGCGAAAACCGGGAATTCGCCGAACTCATCCGGAAGAACGGCCGGCGGCTGATGGATACGCTCAATGCCGTGCTGGACATGGCCCAGCTCGAGAGCGGCACCATGAAGCTGCGACCTTCCTTCTTCGAACTCAATGCGTTCTTGCTGGAGGTGGCCGCCGGATACCGGCAAGACGTCGAGCGGCAGGGCCTCTGGTTCCGCCTCGAACTGCCCGATATCCCGGTGCATCTCTTTCAGGATTATATGGCCCTGCAACGGGCGCTGTCGCATCTGCTGGCCAATGCCGCCAAGTTCACCAGCCAGGGCGGTGTGACGCTCCGGAGCCGGGCCGAAACCGGCCATGTCTGCATCGAGATCGAGGATACGGGGATCGGCATGCAACCGGCCTTCCTGGAGCAGGTCTTTGAAGCCTTCAGGCAGGAGTCGGACGGCATCGGGCGCCACTTCGACGGCATGGGACTGGGCCTGACGATCACCCGAAGCCTGCTGGCGCTGATGGGGGGGACGATCGCCGTGGAAAGTGAGAAGGGCACCGGCAGCTGCTTCCGGATACACCTGCCCTACCAGATGCCGGGTCAGTGGGTGCAACTGGACCGGCTCGAGGTGGTCTCCGCGCCGCACGGGGACGGCGCCGTACCGGTACGTGAACGCCTGCACGAGGATCAGGCAGGACGTTGA
- a CDS encoding UDP-N-acetylmuramate--L-alanine ligase, protein MKNIADLPDAHLRIFERPPVPAPDAIEDVYLIGICGTGMGSLAGLFQQAGYRVRGADAGVYPPMSTRLAELGIPVHHGYDAAHLDPAPDLVVVGNACTPQHVEATYAREHGLVQQSLPEALAHFFIRDRRSLVVAGTHGKTTTTSLLVHVLRTAGLDPGFLVGGIMRNGNDSYAVGSGPYFVVEGDEYDSAYFDKRPKFMHYRPTSAVVTSMEFDHADIYASWEDYRDAFRAFVALVPPHGLLALCNDDPEVTALADHTPARVRRYGLAPGADVTARDVRRTEAGQHFTLVVDATAAGELFLPLSGRHNLLNALAVCTLALDEGLSPDRIAAGMASFRGIKRRLEVRGEAAGVLVVDDFAHHPTAVRETIRAARERWPARRLVAVFEPRSNSSRRKVFEQGYTEAFDDADAVFFSTPPFRHNDRPEDFMDMDVLVAGLQRRGVPAGAFPNAGALLPPLLDQLQAGAARTGPTVVLIMSNGSFDNLHERLLTALADRETAPLKPSS, encoded by the coding sequence ATGAAAAACATCGCCGACCTGCCCGACGCCCACCTCCGGATCTTTGAGCGCCCGCCCGTGCCGGCGCCCGATGCGATCGAAGACGTCTACCTCATCGGCATCTGCGGCACCGGGATGGGATCGCTTGCCGGGCTGTTTCAGCAGGCCGGCTACCGGGTGCGAGGGGCCGACGCGGGCGTCTACCCGCCCATGAGCACCCGCCTGGCCGAACTCGGCATCCCCGTCCACCACGGCTACGACGCGGCCCACCTGGACCCGGCACCGGACCTCGTGGTCGTCGGCAACGCCTGCACGCCGCAACACGTGGAGGCGACGTATGCCCGCGAGCACGGCCTCGTGCAGCAGTCGCTGCCGGAAGCGCTGGCGCACTTCTTCATCCGGGATCGCCGCTCGCTGGTCGTCGCCGGCACGCACGGCAAGACCACCACCACCAGCCTGCTCGTGCACGTGCTGCGCACGGCGGGCCTCGATCCCGGTTTCCTCGTCGGCGGGATCATGCGCAACGGCAACGACAGCTACGCCGTCGGGAGCGGGCCTTACTTCGTCGTCGAAGGGGACGAGTACGACAGCGCCTACTTCGACAAGCGCCCCAAGTTCATGCACTACCGCCCCACGAGCGCCGTCGTCACGTCGATGGAGTTCGACCATGCCGACATCTATGCCTCGTGGGAGGACTACCGGGACGCCTTCCGTGCCTTCGTGGCCCTGGTGCCGCCACACGGGCTGCTGGCGCTCTGCAACGACGACCCCGAGGTGACGGCCCTGGCAGACCACACGCCGGCCCGCGTCCGGCGCTACGGCCTTGCCCCCGGCGCCGACGTGACGGCCCGCGACGTACGCCGCACCGAAGCCGGTCAGCACTTCACGCTCGTCGTGGACGCCACGGCGGCCGGCGAGCTCTTCCTTCCCCTGAGCGGCCGGCACAACCTGCTCAACGCCCTGGCCGTGTGCACCCTCGCCCTCGACGAGGGGCTGTCCCCGGACCGGATCGCGGCCGGCATGGCCTCGTTTCGGGGCATCAAACGCCGGCTGGAGGTGCGCGGCGAGGCGGCCGGCGTCCTCGTCGTCGACGACTTCGCGCACCACCCCACGGCGGTTCGCGAGACGATCCGTGCCGCCCGCGAGCGATGGCCCGCCCGCCGCCTGGTGGCCGTCTTCGAGCCCCGCTCCAACTCCAGCCGCCGCAAGGTCTTCGAACAGGGGTATACGGAAGCTTTCGACGACGCCGACGCCGTGTTCTTCAGCACCCCGCCCTTCCGTCACAACGACCGGCCGGAGGATTTCATGGACATGGACGTGCTCGTGGCCGGCCTGCAACGGCGCGGTGTGCCGGCCGGTGCGTTCCCGAACGCCGGCGCCCTCCTGCCGCCGCTGCTCGACCAGTTGCAGGCCGGCGCGGCCCGTACCGGCCCCACTGTGGTGCTGATCATGAGCAACGGCAGCTTCGACAACCTGCACGAACGCTTGCTCACGGCCCTGGCCGATCGGGAAACCGCCCCCCTGAAGCCGTCTTCATGA
- a CDS encoding efflux RND transporter permease subunit yields the protein MKITDTAIKYRTAVMVLTVILIIGGLYSYLTIPKEAQPSIEVPNIVVTTLYPGASPSDIESLITQKIEQELQSINGIQEIRSTSTEGVSTIIVEFDPDVSMDDAFQKVRDKVDIAKPELPTDAEEPIVSEINFEEFPILTINLGATYSLARLKEVAEDLQDELESIPSVLEVDLIGGLEREVQVNVDLKALQGYNLTFNDLVETIRNENTNLPGGSVDVDRLNYLVRVDGEFSDPAEIENLVLDAPGGTPVYVRDVAEVVFGFKERESYARLRELQRENEDGHLIRLPDEKTGAVQVISLNVKKRSGENILETVEAVQQKLDTFPFPSGTQIVITGDQSEFVRDLIKDLENNIISGLIFVISVLLFFLGVRNATLVGIAIPLSMFISFIVLQALGYTLNFVILFSLIIALGMLVDNAIVIVENIYRYREEGHTRFEAARLATAEVGGAVVASTATTVAVFVPMLFWPGIIGEFMSYMPLTLIVTLSCSLFVAIVINPVITGIFVKLEDEERAPLPRTTKFVAAVVMVLLAMVLGFANWRTLLVLSVAIPVLYLLHTRAFKPIADRFVRSGLPALVARYRRFLDWMLQRDYTPRRALLRNTFALGSLTLGVVLLALGGLVASAAGSMAGLILLAPGGLLLVLGLLGIFVHTLESLFLGGKSSVKAGLIFGAVVLVILSLMYLSPREVALTTIAELLILPLVIVGVGLLGMLFNRKGRRYLILTDNRARLLNGTLGGLFAIVIMYALAPTGVEFFPTTDPRQVMITAEGPLGMNLEASNRVALTLEDRINRLLDENPEVKANIKNLLVNVGVGGDAMFGGGAASPERSRMTLNIVDYKDRAESSQNTLAKLRAQLQGIPGVTIEFDQDDAGPPTGAPVNIEISGDDFDQIVRITKEIRRMLVEASETGRIPGLVDVTDNLNTGRPEMKVVIDRERAARFGLNTSQIASTVRAAINGIEASKYRTGEDEYDITVRLREADRASLESLRNLTILHEGQQIPLVAVADLEMTGGLGSITRLDLARVATVSGNAAPGYNGQAILQQVQAYLADYEQNLPPGYELAYTGENEEQQESFGFLTVVLMIGGALIFLIMVAQFNHVSSPFIIMVATGLSLIGVMLGLILTRTPFGLMTFIGVISLAGIVVNNSIVLVDYTMQLRDRGLSKHDAIIEAGATRLRPVLLTALTTIIGLVPLTFGINVDFVGLLTDLDPDFQLGSENTQFWGPMGTAIISGLTFATFLTLVIVPVMYSVFDSLEIRLGTLFGHRPETPEAGQPVDGKAPLPVSELSGNGSDRPVPRPAETP from the coding sequence ATGAAAATCACCGACACCGCGATCAAATACCGCACCGCCGTCATGGTGCTGACGGTGATCCTGATCATCGGCGGGCTCTACAGCTACCTGACGATCCCCAAAGAAGCCCAGCCTTCGATCGAGGTCCCGAACATCGTCGTCACCACGCTCTACCCGGGTGCGAGCCCGAGCGACATCGAGTCGCTCATCACCCAGAAGATCGAACAGGAGCTTCAGAGCATCAATGGCATCCAGGAGATCCGCTCCACCTCCACCGAGGGCGTCTCGACCATCATCGTCGAGTTCGACCCGGACGTCTCGATGGACGATGCCTTTCAGAAGGTGCGGGACAAGGTGGACATCGCCAAGCCGGAACTGCCCACCGATGCGGAAGAGCCGATCGTCAGCGAGATCAACTTCGAGGAGTTTCCCATCCTGACGATCAACCTGGGCGCCACCTATTCGCTGGCCCGTCTCAAGGAGGTGGCCGAGGATCTGCAGGACGAGCTGGAGAGCATCCCCAGTGTGCTCGAGGTGGACCTCATCGGCGGGCTCGAGCGCGAGGTACAGGTCAACGTGGACCTCAAGGCCCTCCAGGGCTACAACCTGACCTTCAACGACCTCGTCGAGACGATCCGCAACGAGAACACCAACCTGCCCGGCGGCTCGGTGGACGTGGACCGCCTCAACTACCTGGTGCGCGTCGACGGCGAGTTCAGCGATCCTGCCGAGATCGAGAACCTGGTCCTCGACGCCCCGGGCGGCACGCCGGTCTACGTACGCGACGTGGCCGAGGTCGTCTTCGGATTCAAGGAACGTGAGAGTTACGCCCGCCTGCGCGAACTCCAGCGCGAGAACGAGGACGGGCACCTGATCCGGCTCCCTGACGAGAAGACGGGCGCCGTGCAGGTCATCAGCCTGAACGTCAAGAAGCGCTCGGGGGAGAACATCCTCGAGACGGTCGAGGCCGTGCAGCAGAAACTGGACACGTTCCCCTTCCCCAGCGGCACGCAGATCGTCATCACGGGGGATCAGAGCGAGTTCGTGCGCGACCTGATCAAGGACCTGGAGAACAACATCATCAGCGGGCTGATCTTCGTGATCTCCGTGCTGCTGTTCTTCCTGGGCGTGCGCAACGCCACGCTGGTGGGCATCGCCATCCCGCTCTCGATGTTCATCTCGTTCATCGTGCTGCAGGCGCTCGGCTACACGCTCAACTTCGTCATCCTGTTCAGCCTGATCATCGCGCTCGGCATGCTCGTCGACAACGCGATCGTGATCGTGGAGAACATCTACCGGTACCGGGAGGAAGGCCACACGCGGTTCGAGGCGGCCCGCCTGGCCACGGCCGAGGTGGGCGGAGCCGTCGTCGCCTCGACGGCCACCACGGTCGCCGTCTTCGTGCCGATGCTTTTCTGGCCCGGCATCATCGGCGAGTTCATGTCCTACATGCCGCTGACGCTCATCGTGACGCTCTCGTGCTCGCTCTTCGTCGCGATCGTCATCAACCCGGTTATCACCGGCATCTTCGTGAAGCTGGAGGACGAGGAGCGTGCCCCGTTGCCCCGCACGACGAAGTTCGTCGCCGCCGTGGTGATGGTGCTGCTGGCGATGGTGCTCGGCTTTGCCAACTGGCGGACGCTGCTGGTGCTCTCGGTCGCCATCCCGGTGCTCTACCTGCTGCACACGCGGGCCTTCAAGCCCATCGCAGACCGGTTCGTGCGCTCGGGCCTGCCGGCTCTGGTGGCCCGTTACCGTCGCTTCCTGGACTGGATGCTCCAGCGGGACTACACGCCGCGCCGGGCGTTGCTGCGTAACACGTTCGCCCTGGGCAGCCTCACGCTGGGCGTAGTGCTGCTGGCCCTGGGCGGGCTCGTCGCCTCGGCCGCCGGCTCGATGGCGGGGCTGATCCTCCTGGCGCCGGGCGGCTTGCTGCTCGTGCTCGGCCTCCTGGGTATCTTCGTCCACACGCTCGAGAGCCTCTTCCTCGGCGGCAAGAGCAGCGTCAAGGCCGGCCTGATCTTCGGCGCCGTGGTGCTCGTCATCCTGAGCCTGATGTACCTGAGCCCGCGCGAGGTCGCCCTCACGACCATCGCCGAGCTGCTCATCCTCCCGCTGGTGATCGTCGGCGTGGGGCTGCTCGGGATGCTCTTCAACCGGAAGGGCCGTCGCTACCTGATCCTGACGGACAACCGCGCGCGCCTGCTCAACGGCACCCTGGGCGGGCTTTTCGCCATCGTCATCATGTATGCCCTGGCTCCCACGGGGGTCGAGTTCTTCCCGACGACGGATCCGCGCCAGGTCATGATCACGGCCGAAGGCCCGCTCGGCATGAACCTCGAGGCCTCGAACCGGGTGGCCCTCACCCTGGAAGACCGCATCAACCGGCTCCTCGACGAGAACCCGGAGGTCAAGGCGAACATCAAGAACCTGCTCGTGAACGTGGGCGTGGGCGGCGACGCCATGTTCGGCGGTGGCGCGGCCAGCCCCGAGCGCTCCCGCATGACGCTCAACATCGTCGATTACAAGGACCGGGCGGAATCCAGCCAGAACACGCTCGCCAAGCTCCGGGCCCAGCTCCAGGGTATCCCCGGCGTCACGATCGAGTTCGACCAGGACGATGCCGGCCCGCCCACCGGCGCCCCCGTCAACATCGAGATCTCCGGGGACGACTTCGACCAGATCGTGCGCATCACGAAGGAGATCCGCCGGATGCTCGTGGAAGCGTCGGAGACGGGCCGCATCCCCGGCCTGGTCGACGTGACGGACAACCTGAACACGGGCCGGCCGGAGATGAAGGTGGTCATCGACCGGGAGCGGGCCGCCCGCTTCGGCCTGAACACCTCGCAGATCGCCTCGACGGTGCGGGCGGCCATCAACGGCATCGAGGCCAGCAAGTACCGCACAGGGGAGGACGAGTACGACATCACGGTGCGCCTCCGTGAGGCCGACCGGGCCAGCCTGGAGAGCCTGCGCAACCTGACGATCCTCCACGAAGGCCAGCAGATCCCGCTCGTGGCCGTAGCCGACCTGGAGATGACCGGCGGCCTCGGCTCGATCACCCGGCTCGACCTCGCGCGCGTGGCCACCGTCTCCGGCAACGCGGCCCCCGGCTACAACGGGCAGGCCATCCTGCAGCAAGTCCAGGCCTACCTGGCCGACTACGAGCAGAACCTGCCGCCCGGCTACGAACTCGCCTACACCGGCGAGAACGAGGAACAGCAGGAGAGCTTCGGCTTCCTGACCGTGGTGCTCATGATCGGCGGCGCGCTGATCTTCCTGATCATGGTGGCCCAGTTCAACCACGTCAGCTCTCCCTTCATCATCATGGTGGCCACGGGCCTGAGCCTCATCGGCGTCATGCTCGGGCTGATCCTGACGCGCACCCCCTTCGGCCTGATGACCTTCATCGGGGTGATCTCGCTGGCCGGCATCGTGGTCAACAACAGCATCGTGCTCGTGGACTACACGATGCAGCTGCGTGACCGGGGCCTCTCCAAGCACGACGCCATCATCGAGGCCGGCGCCACGCGCCTGCGCCCGGTGCTGCTGACGGCGCTGACCACGATCATCGGGCTGGTCCCCCTCACCTTCGGCATCAACGTCGACTTCGTGGGGCTGCTGACCGACCTCGACCCCGACTTCCAGCTCGGCTCGGAAAACACCCAGTTCTGGGGACCGATGGGCACGGCCATCATCAGCGGGCTGACCTTCGCCACGTTCCTGACCCTCGTGATCGTCCCCGTGATGTATTCGGTCTTCGACTCGCTGGAAATACGCCTGGGCACCCTCTTCGGGCATCGACCGGAGACGCCCGAAGCCGGGCAGCCGGTCGACGGCAAAGCGCCGCTGCCGGTATCCGAACTGTCGGGGAACGGCAGCGACCGGCCCGTTCCCCGGCCGGCCGAAACACCCTGA
- a CDS encoding helical backbone metal receptor codes for MIDCTDARGHTLRLETPPRRIVSLVPSQTELLAELGLDAAVVGVTRFCVHPAAWKSRKTIVGGTKQVRIDRVRALQPDLVLANREENTRADVEAIETFAPVFVTDVCDLPGALAMIRTVGRLTGRAERAERLAGRIASAFAALPPFPPCRAVYLIWRNPYMTVGGDTFIHDMMARAGFVNVFAGHTRYPVVTEAEMAAAAPDVILLSSEPYPFREKHRDALRAVLPDLPLHLVDGEFFSWYGSRLRHAPAYFTRLRRAMAAPASAPQRPA; via the coding sequence ATGATCGACTGCACCGACGCACGCGGCCATACCCTCCGCCTCGAAACCCCACCGCGCCGCATCGTCTCGCTCGTCCCCAGCCAGACCGAACTCCTGGCCGAACTCGGCCTCGACGCGGCCGTCGTGGGCGTGACACGCTTCTGCGTGCACCCCGCCGCATGGAAAAGCCGGAAAACGATCGTCGGCGGCACGAAGCAGGTCCGCATCGACCGGGTACGCGCGCTGCAACCCGACCTCGTGCTGGCCAACCGGGAGGAGAACACCCGCGCCGACGTCGAGGCCATCGAAACGTTCGCGCCCGTCTTCGTGACGGACGTATGCGACCTTCCCGGCGCCCTGGCGATGATCCGCACCGTGGGCCGGCTGACGGGCCGGGCCGAACGGGCCGAACGCCTCGCCGGCCGCATCGCCTCGGCTTTTGCCGCGCTTCCCCCCTTCCCCCCCTGCCGGGCCGTCTACCTCATCTGGCGGAACCCCTACATGACCGTCGGAGGCGACACGTTCATCCACGACATGATGGCCCGGGCCGGGTTCGTCAACGTCTTTGCCGGCCACACGCGCTATCCGGTCGTCACCGAGGCCGAGATGGCGGCGGCCGCGCCGGACGTGATCCTGCTTTCGAGCGAGCCCTACCCGTTCCGGGAGAAGCACCGGGACGCGCTACGGGCCGTGCTGCCCGACCTTCCCCTCCACTTGGTCGATGGCGAGTTCTTCTCGTGGTACGGGAGCCGCCTCCGGCACGCGCCGGCCTACTTCACGCGGTTGCGCCGGGCCATGGCCGCACCGGCGTCAGCTCCTCAACGTCCTGCCTGA
- a CDS encoding RNA-guided endonuclease InsQ/TnpB family protein yields MQTLTIKCKPILSDEERGAIDATMEAFAAACNDAIRVGREMGTTSNVRIHHACYKDLRANHGLTANLAVRAIARAAGILKVRKRRRSTVRPTSIDYDARIFSFREADWTVSLSTISGRIRVPIRVGDYQKQLLSGRKPKSAVVWKTRQNEYYIGIHVDVEAPPPGFEEKHGTHDASRWIGVDLGIVNIATLDDGTAFSSDTLEETRTRYHRTRRSLQRKGTRGARCVLRRLSGKERRFQQAVNHEISRRIVDKAAAEGKGVRLEDLSGIRDRMRVRKSQRRRHHGWAFYDLRSKIEYKCALAGVPFEMVDPRYTSRRCPVCGHTEKANRKSQSEFRCRSCGLEAHADMIGAINISLGGAVNRPEVALRTFGRLDDWTRHASRRV; encoded by the coding sequence ATGCAGACGCTGACAATCAAATGCAAGCCGATTCTCTCCGACGAGGAACGCGGGGCGATCGACGCCACGATGGAGGCGTTCGCCGCCGCGTGCAATGACGCCATCCGCGTCGGGCGCGAGATGGGCACCACGTCGAACGTGCGTATCCACCACGCCTGCTACAAAGACCTGCGAGCCAATCACGGGCTTACCGCCAACCTCGCCGTGCGTGCCATCGCCCGGGCGGCGGGCATCCTGAAAGTCAGGAAGCGCAGGCGTTCGACGGTTCGCCCGACGAGCATCGACTACGACGCCCGCATCTTCTCCTTCCGCGAAGCCGACTGGACGGTCAGCCTTTCCACTATAAGCGGGAGGATTCGCGTTCCCATCCGCGTCGGAGACTACCAGAAGCAGCTTCTCAGCGGAAGGAAGCCCAAGAGCGCCGTCGTCTGGAAAACGCGGCAGAACGAGTACTACATCGGCATCCACGTGGACGTCGAAGCACCCCCGCCCGGCTTTGAAGAAAAGCATGGGACGCATGACGCGTCCCGGTGGATCGGTGTTGATCTGGGTATCGTCAACATCGCCACGCTGGATGACGGTACGGCATTCAGCAGCGATACTCTGGAGGAAACCCGTACCCGGTACCATCGCACGAGGCGTTCGCTCCAGCGAAAAGGCACGAGAGGCGCACGGTGCGTCTTGAGACGGCTTTCGGGGAAGGAGCGGCGCTTCCAGCAGGCGGTCAACCACGAGATCAGCAGGCGCATCGTAGACAAAGCCGCCGCCGAAGGTAAAGGCGTTCGGCTCGAAGACCTGAGCGGGATCCGTGATCGGATGCGCGTCAGGAAGTCGCAGCGCCGCAGGCACCACGGTTGGGCGTTCTACGATCTGCGATCCAAGATCGAGTACAAGTGCGCTCTTGCCGGCGTGCCTTTCGAGATGGTTGATCCCCGCTACACTTCTCGCCGGTGCCCCGTCTGCGGACATACCGAGAAGGCCAATCGCAAGAGCCAGAGCGAATTTCGCTGTCGCTCTTGCGGGTTGGAAGCGCACGCCGACATGATCGGCGCGATCAATATCTCCCTCGGGGGCGCTGTCAACCGTCCCGAAGTAGCGCTCAGGACGTTCGGCCGATTGGACGATTGGACGCGCCACGCGTCCAGACGCGTCTAG
- a CDS encoding hemolysin family protein, whose product MTLLIFYVLLALGVSFLCSIMEAVLLSVTPSYVAMLERRGVPVASHLRRLKEDIDRPLAAILSLNTIAHTVGAAGAGAQAALVWESVPLGIFSAVLTLLILVFSEIIPKTLGALYWRALAPVLVRVLVPTIWLMWPLVKLSQGITRLLSHGERHPGISREEITALAELGTERGVFEEEESRILKNLFRFRSLRARDVMTPRIVLFALPETRPVAEVLNEHPTLRFSRLPVYRSNKDDITGYVLKDDLLLKAAQGQEHLPLREIKREIQIVPDSMQLPHLFKRLLEETEHIALVVDEYGGTEGIVTMEDIVETLLGLEIVDEVDSVEDMQALARQQWIRRAQRLGLVPRDFEVPAEGNQDSRRLTGTPQSRTEQENS is encoded by the coding sequence ATGACGCTTCTCATCTTCTACGTACTGCTGGCACTCGGCGTCTCGTTTCTGTGTTCGATCATGGAAGCGGTGTTGCTGAGCGTGACGCCGTCGTATGTAGCGATGCTGGAGCGACGAGGCGTCCCTGTCGCCTCCCACCTGCGCCGGCTCAAAGAAGACATCGACCGGCCGCTGGCAGCCATCCTGAGCCTTAACACGATAGCCCACACGGTAGGCGCCGCCGGGGCAGGCGCCCAGGCCGCCCTGGTCTGGGAAAGCGTGCCCCTGGGGATCTTCTCCGCCGTGCTCACCCTGCTGATCCTGGTCTTTTCCGAGATCATCCCCAAAACCCTGGGCGCCCTTTACTGGCGCGCCCTCGCCCCGGTGCTCGTGCGCGTCCTCGTGCCGACCATCTGGCTGATGTGGCCTCTGGTGAAGCTGTCGCAGGGCATCACGCGGCTGCTCTCGCATGGCGAGCGGCACCCCGGGATCAGTCGCGAAGAGATCACGGCCCTCGCCGAGCTCGGCACCGAAAGAGGCGTCTTCGAAGAGGAGGAGTCCCGTATCCTCAAAAACCTCTTCCGCTTCCGCTCGCTGCGCGCCCGCGACGTCATGACGCCGCGCATCGTGCTCTTCGCGCTGCCCGAGACCAGGCCGGTAGCCGAGGTGCTGAACGAGCATCCGACGCTCCGCTTCTCACGCCTGCCCGTCTACCGAAGCAACAAGGACGACATCACCGGCTACGTCCTCAAAGACGACCTTCTGCTGAAAGCCGCGCAAGGGCAGGAACACCTGCCGCTCCGCGAGATCAAACGCGAGATTCAGATCGTGCCCGACTCGATGCAACTGCCGCATCTCTTCAAGCGCCTCCTCGAGGAGACCGAGCACATCGCGCTCGTCGTCGATGAATATGGCGGTACGGAAGGGATCGTTACCATGGAAGACATCGTCGAGACGCTGCTGGGACTGGAGATCGTCGATGAGGTCGACTCTGTGGAGGACATGCAGGCCCTTGCACGCCAGCAATGGATCCGGCGTGCGCAGCGGCTGGGCCTCGTCCCCCGGGATTTCGAGGTGCCCGCTGAAGGGAACCAGGATTCCCGCCGGCTGACGGGGACACCGCAAAGCCGTACGGAACAGGAAAACTCATGA